A stretch of Mastomys coucha isolate ucsf_1 unplaced genomic scaffold, UCSF_Mcou_1 pScaffold3, whole genome shotgun sequence DNA encodes these proteins:
- the Zwint gene encoding ZW10 interactor, which yields MADAEKNAVAEKNAVATKEVLAEAAAVLEPVGLHEEAELPAKIMEEFMRNSRKKDKLLCSQLQVVNFLQTFLAQEDSTVQNPDALASEDASRQKATETKEQWKDMKATYMDHVDVIKCALSEALPQVKEAHRKYTELQKAFEQLEAKKRVLEEKLQLAQKQWVLQQKRLQNLTKISAEVKRRRKRALEKLDGSHQELETLKQQAGQEQEKLQRNQSYLQLLCSLQNKLVISEGKTEDKEVKGRKALPPKSKSP from the exons ATGGCGGACGCGGAGAAAAACGCTGTTGCGGAGAAAAACGCTGTTGCGACCAAAGA GGTTCTGGCTGAGGCAGCAGCCGTTCTGGAACCTGTCGGCTTGCATGAGGAAGCAGAGCTGCCTGCCAAGATCATGGAGGAGTTTATGAGG AACTCTCGGAAGAAAGACAAGCTGCTTTGTAGCCAGCTTCAAGTGGTGAACTTCCTACAGACTTTTCTGGCTCAGGAGGATAGTACTGTCCAGAACCCAGATGCTCTGGCTTCTGAAGATGCAAGTC GACAAAAGGCAACTGAAACCAAGGAGCAGTGGAAGGACATGAAGGCCACATACATGGATCATGTGGATGTCATAAAATGTGCCCTGTCTGAGGCCTTACCCCAGGTTAAGGAGGCTCACAGGAAGtacacagagcttcagaaggCCTTTGAACAGCTCGAGGCTAAG AAGCGAGTCCTGGAGGAGAAACTTCAGTTAGCTCAGAAGCAGTGGGTGCTGCAACAG AAGCGTTTGCAGAATCTGACCAAGATCTCGGCCGAGGTAAAGAGACGCCGGAAGAGGGCTCTGGAGAAGCTTGACGGATCCCACCAGGAACTTGAAACCTTGAAGCAGCAAGCCGGACAGGAACAGGAGAAGCTGCAGAG GAACCAGAGCTACCTCCAGCTGCTGTGTTCCCTGCAGAATAAGCTGGTCATCTCTGAGGGCAAGACCGAGGACAAAGAGGTCAAAGGGCGAAAAGCCCTTCCACCCAAATCCAAATCTCCCTAA